The stretch of DNA TTTCATAATGGTTCACCTCCTAATCAAAAAAGTACTTAAATAGTATATCATATTTTTGGCAACAAAAAAAGACCTTCTTCAAATTTTTTGAAGAAAGTCTTAGTTTTTTAATTATAGACCTGAGTAGTTACGAAAAAATTTAATATTTTTCTAATTTTTATTGTAAGCCCATTTTGAGCCCAGCATTTTCAAAACACATTGATTTTATTACTTTTATAAGGGTATTGCAACTATTCCCATTCAATAGTTGCAGGTGGCTTAGATGAGATATCATAAGTTAATCTATTGATACCTTTTACCTCATTTAAAATTCTATTTGATACTCTTTCTAAGAAATCAAATGGTAAATGAGACCAAGTTGCTGTCATGAAATCTATTGTATTAGCAGATCTTAATACAGCAGTATACTCATAAGTTCTTTCGTCTCCCATTACTCCAACAGATTTAACTGGTAATAATACTACGAAAGCTTGGCTTACTTTATTGTATAGGTCAGCTTTTCTTAACTCTTCGATAAATATATCATCAGCCTCTCTTAAAATATCAGCCTTTTGCTTGTCTACCTCTCCTAGTATTCTTATTCCTAGTCCTGGTCCTGGGAATGGATGTCTATCAACCATATGATCTGGTATTCCTAACTCTCTTCCAACTTTTCTAACCTCATCTTTGAAAAGCTCTCTTAATGGCTCAAGAAGTTTGAATTTCATATCTTCAGGAAGTCCACCAACATTGTGGTGAGATTTTATAGTCATAGATGGTCCTTTTACAGACATAGATTCAATAACATCTGGATATATAGTTCCTTGTGCTAGGAATTCAACATCTGTTAATTTTGCTGCCTCTTCATCGAAAACTTCTATAAACTCTTTTCCTATTATTTTTCTCTTAGCTTCTGGATCAGATACTCCTGCTAATTTAGATAGGAATCTCTCTTCAGCATCTACACATTTTATATTCATATGGAAGTTTTCTCCATATACTTCCATTACTTTTTTAGCTTCATCTTTTCTTAAAAGTCCAGTATCTACGAAGATACAAGTTAATTGATCTCCTATTGCTCTATGAATAAGAGTAGCAGCAACAGATGAGTCAACTCCTCCAGAAAGTCCTAATAATACTTTCTTATCTCCTACTGTTTCTCTGATATTTTTTATAGTTTCTTCTATATAGTTACCCATAGACCAGTTTTGTTCACAACCAGCTACATTAAATACGAAATTTTTAAGCATTTGTGTTCCGTGCTCAGAGTGAGTTA from Candidatus Fusobacterium pullicola encodes:
- the guaA gene encoding glutamine-hydrolyzing GMP synthase — its product is MKKNSIVILDFGSQYNQLIARRVREMGVYAEVVPYFEPLDKILERKPKGIILSGGPASVYLEGAPTISKELYHQGIPVLGICYGMQLTTHLMGGEVARADKQEFGKAELIIDDVDSPLFQGIPNNSKVWMSHNDHVTKMAPGFVQIGHTDSCVAATYNKELNTYCIQFHAEVTHSEHGTQMLKNFVFNVAGCEQNWSMGNYIEETIKNIRETVGDKKVLLGLSGGVDSSVAATLIHRAIGDQLTCIFVDTGLLRKDEAKKVMEVYGENFHMNIKCVDAEERFLSKLAGVSDPEAKRKIIGKEFIEVFDEEAAKLTDVEFLAQGTIYPDVIESMSVKGPSMTIKSHHNVGGLPEDMKFKLLEPLRELFKDEVRKVGRELGIPDHMVDRHPFPGPGLGIRILGEVDKQKADILREADDIFIEELRKADLYNKVSQAFVVLLPVKSVGVMGDERTYEYTAVLRSANTIDFMTATWSHLPFDFLERVSNRILNEVKGINRLTYDISSKPPATIEWE